In a single window of the Micrococcaceae bacterium Sec5.7 genome:
- the ileS gene encoding isoleucine--tRNA ligase, translating to MTYYPKASAAPSGAASNNSGSNTSGAAASVKFPEIEERILKYWDEDGTFQASIDQRDSDLPGGTPGSNEFVFYDGPPFANGLPHYGHLLTGYAKDLVGRYQTQRGKRVERRFGWDTHGLPAELEAMKQLGMTDKTQIEAMGIDKFNDACRASVMKYADEWKSYVSRQARWVDFENDYKTLNVEYMESVLWAFKQLHSKGLTYNGYRVLPYCWKDETPLSNHELRMDDDVYKNRQDQTVTVTFPITAGESALSRELAGVQALAWTTTPWTLPTNLALAVGPSITYAVLPAGPNGVKAASPDAPVTGTFLLAADLLGTYARDLGYDDDAAAEAAVTATHTGAELEGLQYEPLWHDFSDTEKFGTENAWRFLVADYVTTTDGTGIVHQAPAYGEDDQKVCEEAGIPVVLSVDEGAKFLPLFGHGDLAGIVGLQVFEANKPITQVLRAQGRLVRQASYEHSYPHCWRCRNPLIYRAVSSWYVEVTKFKDRMSELNQEINWIPGNVKDGQFGKWLANARDWSISRNRYWGSPIPVWQSTDPEYPRTDVYGSLAEIEADFGRLPLNKAGQVDLHRPFIDELTRPNPDDPRTPEDGQSVMRRVEDVLDVWFDSGSMPYGQVHYPFQNEEWFDTHNPADFIVEYIGQTRGWFYMLHILSTALFDRPAFRNVISHGIVLGSDGQKMSKSLRNYPDVSEVLDRDGSDAMRWFLMSSPILRGGNLVVTEQGIRDGVRQVILPLWNVYSFFTLYTNASNAVGGTASGYDARLRYDGYADTLDQYLMANTGDLVRNMTAQLDSYDISGACDELRGYLDMLTNWYVRRSRQRFFDENVDAFDALHTALEAVCRVSASLLPLVSEEIWRGLTGGRSVHLADWPDATLFPANAELVAAMDRVQQICSTGSSLRKAANLRVRLPLQELTVVAPGADALEGFAGVVADELNLRSVRLLDAASASPEEFGIEQKLVVNARAAGPRLGKNVQQAIKGSKSGDWSLDDAGTVIAGGLALEQQEYTLETVVAETADGGSASVAVLPGGGFVVLNTEVTAELEAEGLARDMVRAIQQARKDAGLNVSDRIRTAVAAAQNVVDALLANAELVKTETLTVELTAVPGDSPEPQITVEKVEA from the coding sequence ATGACCTATTACCCCAAGGCCTCAGCGGCACCTTCCGGTGCGGCCTCCAACAACTCCGGTTCCAACACCTCCGGTGCGGCTGCCTCCGTGAAGTTCCCGGAGATCGAAGAGCGCATCCTCAAGTACTGGGACGAGGACGGTACCTTCCAGGCCAGCATCGACCAGCGCGATTCGGATCTTCCCGGGGGCACCCCCGGCAGCAACGAATTCGTTTTCTACGACGGACCTCCCTTCGCCAATGGTCTTCCGCACTACGGTCACCTCCTGACGGGTTACGCCAAAGACCTGGTGGGCCGCTACCAGACCCAGCGCGGAAAGCGTGTGGAGCGCCGCTTCGGCTGGGACACCCACGGGCTCCCGGCCGAGCTGGAAGCCATGAAACAGCTGGGCATGACGGACAAGACCCAAATCGAAGCCATGGGCATCGACAAGTTCAATGACGCCTGCCGCGCCTCGGTGATGAAGTACGCCGACGAGTGGAAGAGCTACGTCAGCCGGCAGGCCCGCTGGGTGGACTTCGAGAACGACTATAAAACCCTCAACGTTGAATACATGGAGTCCGTGCTCTGGGCCTTCAAGCAACTGCACAGCAAGGGCCTCACCTACAACGGCTACCGCGTCCTGCCGTACTGCTGGAAAGACGAAACACCGCTGTCCAACCATGAGCTGCGCATGGATGACGACGTCTACAAGAACCGTCAGGACCAGACAGTCACGGTGACCTTCCCCATCACGGCAGGGGAGTCCGCCCTCTCCCGGGAGCTCGCCGGCGTGCAGGCGCTCGCCTGGACCACCACCCCCTGGACGCTGCCCACCAACCTGGCGCTCGCCGTCGGGCCTTCCATCACGTATGCCGTGCTGCCCGCCGGCCCCAACGGTGTGAAGGCGGCTTCGCCGGATGCTCCGGTGACTGGCACTTTCCTGCTCGCGGCCGATCTGCTGGGTACCTACGCCAGGGACCTGGGCTACGACGACGACGCTGCCGCAGAGGCCGCTGTCACGGCCACGCACACCGGCGCCGAGCTGGAAGGCCTGCAGTACGAGCCGCTCTGGCATGATTTCAGCGACACCGAAAAGTTCGGTACCGAGAATGCCTGGCGCTTCCTCGTGGCGGACTACGTCACCACCACCGACGGCACGGGCATCGTCCACCAGGCCCCCGCCTATGGTGAAGACGACCAGAAGGTTTGTGAAGAGGCCGGCATCCCCGTGGTGCTGTCCGTCGACGAAGGCGCAAAGTTCCTGCCCTTGTTCGGCCACGGGGACCTCGCCGGGATCGTCGGGCTTCAGGTGTTCGAGGCCAACAAGCCCATCACGCAGGTGCTGCGCGCCCAGGGCCGCCTGGTTCGGCAGGCCAGCTACGAGCACAGCTACCCGCACTGCTGGCGCTGTCGCAACCCGCTGATCTACCGCGCGGTGTCCTCCTGGTACGTGGAGGTCACCAAGTTCAAGGACCGTATGTCCGAGCTGAACCAGGAGATCAACTGGATCCCGGGCAACGTCAAGGACGGCCAGTTCGGCAAGTGGCTGGCCAATGCCCGCGACTGGTCGATCAGCCGCAACCGCTACTGGGGCAGCCCCATCCCGGTGTGGCAGTCCACTGATCCGGAATACCCGCGCACCGACGTCTACGGCTCCCTGGCCGAGATCGAAGCCGATTTCGGCCGCCTGCCGCTGAACAAGGCGGGGCAGGTGGACCTGCACCGGCCGTTCATTGACGAGCTTACCCGGCCCAACCCGGACGATCCCCGCACGCCCGAGGACGGCCAGTCGGTCATGCGCCGCGTGGAGGATGTGCTGGACGTCTGGTTCGACTCCGGCTCCATGCCCTACGGCCAGGTCCACTACCCGTTCCAGAACGAGGAATGGTTCGACACCCACAACCCGGCCGACTTCATCGTGGAGTACATCGGGCAGACCCGTGGCTGGTTCTACATGCTGCACATCCTGTCCACGGCACTATTTGACCGCCCGGCCTTCCGGAATGTCATCAGCCACGGCATCGTGCTGGGCTCGGACGGCCAGAAGATGTCCAAGAGCCTGCGCAACTACCCGGACGTTTCCGAGGTCCTGGACCGCGACGGCTCCGACGCCATGCGCTGGTTCCTCATGTCCAGCCCCATCCTGCGCGGCGGCAACCTCGTGGTCACCGAGCAGGGAATCCGCGACGGCGTCCGCCAGGTCATCCTGCCGCTGTGGAATGTGTACAGCTTCTTCACGCTGTACACGAACGCATCCAACGCAGTTGGCGGGACAGCCTCCGGCTACGACGCCCGGCTGCGTTACGACGGCTACGCCGACACCCTGGACCAGTACCTCATGGCCAACACCGGTGACCTGGTCCGGAACATGACCGCGCAGCTGGACAGCTATGACATCTCCGGCGCCTGCGACGAGCTGCGCGGTTACCTGGACATGCTCACCAACTGGTATGTGCGCCGCAGCCGCCAGCGCTTCTTTGACGAGAACGTTGATGCCTTCGACGCCCTGCACACGGCTCTGGAGGCAGTGTGCCGGGTGTCGGCATCATTGCTTCCCCTGGTGTCCGAGGAAATCTGGCGCGGACTGACGGGCGGCCGCTCCGTGCACCTGGCCGACTGGCCCGATGCCACACTGTTCCCGGCGAACGCCGAACTCGTTGCGGCTATGGACCGGGTCCAGCAGATCTGCTCCACCGGTTCGTCCCTGCGCAAAGCCGCGAACTTGCGGGTCCGGCTGCCGCTGCAGGAACTCACCGTTGTGGCACCCGGCGCAGACGCGCTGGAAGGTTTTGCGGGCGTCGTCGCTGATGAACTGAACCTTCGCTCGGTACGCCTGCTGGATGCCGCAAGCGCCTCGCCGGAGGAATTCGGCATCGAGCAGAAACTTGTGGTCAACGCCCGGGCCGCGGGACCGCGCCTCGGCAAGAACGTCCAACAGGCCATCAAGGGTTCCAAGTCCGGCGACTGGTCCCTTGACGACGCCGGTACGGTCATCGCGGGTGGCCTCGCCCTTGAGCAACAGGAATACACGCTGGAGACCGTGGTGGCGGAAACGGCCGACGGCGGTTCTGCCTCTGTTGCGGTGCTGCCCGGCGGCGGCTTTGTGGTGCTGAACACCGAGGTCACTGCCGAGCTCGAAGCCGAGGGATTGGCCCGAGACATGGTCCGCGCCATCCAGCAGGCACGCAAGGACGCCGGGCTCAACGTCAGCGACCGCATCCGCACTGCTGTCGCTGCGGCGCAAAACGTGGTTGACGCATTGCTCGCCAATGCCGAGCTGGTGAAGACCGAAACCCTCACCGTTGAACTGACTGCCGTACCGGGCGACTCACCGGAACCGCAGATCACCGTCGAAAAAGTAGAGGCCTGA
- a CDS encoding DUF488 domain-containing protein, whose translation MDESAGGYVIKRIYEDAANDDGCRVLVDRLWPRGVSKERARLDLWLKEIAPSPPLRKQFGHMQERFADFKQHYEAELETNPAVDTMRELTAGHSQVTLLYGAKDPEINHARVLLEFLQRDDAAR comes from the coding sequence ATGGACGAGTCTGCCGGCGGTTATGTGATTAAGCGCATCTATGAAGACGCCGCGAACGACGACGGCTGCCGGGTTCTGGTGGACAGACTGTGGCCGCGCGGCGTCAGCAAAGAACGGGCACGCCTGGACCTCTGGCTGAAGGAGATTGCCCCGTCTCCGCCCCTCCGCAAGCAGTTCGGGCACATGCAGGAGCGGTTTGCCGACTTCAAGCAGCATTACGAGGCCGAACTCGAAACCAACCCGGCGGTGGACACCATGAGGGAACTCACGGCGGGCCACAGCCAGGTGACACTGCTGTACGGTGCCAAGGATCCGGAGATCAACCACGCCCGCGTGCTGCTGGAGTTCCTCCAGCGCGACGACGCGGCACGGTAA
- a CDS encoding class I SAM-dependent methyltransferase encodes MPGSPEVAGAGPVPGQGAAGLQHPRFARAFARAVGGMNRRGADAHRRSMLAGLHGRIVEIGAGEGSTFGLYPATVTGVLALEPDDYLRSLALAKIAAASVPVTVHPGSAESIPSPDGSADGVVVSLVLCSVAHPAAALAEIRRVLRPGGTLAFYEHVRSGHGAFAAAEDLLSPAWQRIAGGCHPNRDTLQAISDAGFEIEECQRFGFSVHPLVPPVAHILGRAVSPGRKR; translated from the coding sequence GTGCCAGGTTCCCCAGAGGTAGCAGGCGCCGGACCGGTGCCCGGCCAGGGTGCGGCAGGGTTGCAGCATCCCCGTTTCGCACGGGCCTTCGCCCGCGCGGTGGGCGGGATGAACCGCCGAGGGGCCGACGCACACCGCCGCAGCATGCTGGCCGGCCTCCACGGCCGCATCGTTGAAATCGGCGCGGGCGAGGGTTCGACGTTCGGCCTGTATCCCGCGACCGTGACAGGTGTTTTGGCGCTGGAACCCGATGACTACCTCCGAAGCCTTGCCCTTGCAAAGATCGCTGCTGCTTCCGTCCCCGTGACGGTCCACCCGGGCTCCGCCGAAAGCATTCCGTCCCCCGATGGGAGCGCCGATGGTGTGGTTGTCAGCCTCGTCCTGTGCAGCGTGGCCCACCCGGCCGCCGCACTGGCAGAAATCCGCCGGGTCCTGCGCCCCGGAGGAACCCTCGCGTTCTATGAGCATGTACGCTCCGGCCATGGTGCGTTCGCCGCCGCGGAAGACCTGCTGAGTCCCGCCTGGCAGCGGATAGCCGGGGGCTGCCATCCCAACCGGGACACCCTGCAGGCAATCTCCGACGCGGGCTTTGAGATAGAAGAGTGCCAACGTTTCGGCTTCTCCGTGCACCCCCTCGTCCCGCCGGTTGCCCACATCCTGGGACGTGCCGTTTCGCCCGGCAGAAAACGCTAG
- a CDS encoding SDR family oxidoreductase, which translates to MKDAAQGKSAVVTGASTGIGEATVRLLAADGWRVFAVARRGDRLSALGAQTGAVPFAADISNDDDVAALLAEVTAGGGVDTLINIAGGARGAERLAEARTEDWEWMLQVNVLGTMKLTRAFLPMLRASGEGTVLNLTSTAGLAAYEGGGGYNAAKFAQHALTGALRLEEAEHNVRVIEVAPGLVHTEEFALNRLGGDHEAAEKVYQGVEKPLTAADVADVVRYAVSAPHHVNLDQIVVRPVAQASNYKLIRKG; encoded by the coding sequence ATGAAGGACGCGGCGCAGGGAAAATCGGCAGTAGTGACAGGGGCGAGCACAGGAATCGGCGAGGCCACGGTGCGGCTGCTCGCCGCCGACGGCTGGCGGGTATTCGCCGTCGCCCGGCGCGGGGACCGGCTGTCGGCACTGGGGGCGCAGACGGGTGCTGTGCCGTTCGCCGCGGACATCAGCAACGACGACGACGTCGCCGCCTTGCTCGCGGAAGTCACCGCTGGGGGCGGCGTCGACACACTTATCAACATTGCGGGCGGTGCACGCGGCGCGGAGCGGCTGGCCGAAGCCCGAACGGAAGACTGGGAGTGGATGCTCCAGGTGAACGTCCTGGGCACCATGAAACTGACCCGTGCGTTTCTTCCCATGCTGCGGGCCAGCGGTGAAGGCACCGTGCTCAACCTGACGTCCACAGCCGGCCTGGCCGCCTATGAAGGCGGCGGGGGCTACAACGCGGCAAAGTTCGCCCAGCACGCCCTGACGGGTGCGCTGCGGCTGGAGGAAGCCGAACACAACGTCAGGGTGATCGAGGTGGCGCCGGGGCTGGTCCATACGGAAGAGTTCGCACTCAACAGGCTGGGCGGCGACCATGAGGCCGCTGAAAAGGTCTACCAGGGTGTGGAAAAGCCGCTCACTGCGGCCGACGTGGCGGACGTGGTCCGGTACGCCGTCAGCGCCCCGCACCACGTCAACCTGGACCAGATCGTGGTGCGTCCGGTGGCTCAGGCCTCCAACTACAAGCTCATCCGCAAGGGCTAG
- a CDS encoding endonuclease/exonuclease/phosphatase family protein has translation MTASAPVQPAASPKRGLAFVGRMLALLAALPVATLSVFRAVTAEWPTQLVQLLSFTPWLVLPAALALLLALLGRRGWVILLTSVLLAAQVFWLFPLDYGRYAPLASAGAGVSARAGRLLELKAMNINSEFGEADAAEIVRLVSDNGIGLLTIQEHSQSLEDRLAAEGLARLLPNRVSDPTDDGAGSAVYSVHPLQQAGVLPNTAFQIPTVRLTLEDSAGSAILDVTNVHALPPVDGRIAQWRSDLAAVGRLAARPGNQLLIGDFNATYDHSEFRQLLDAGADGREMVDVGTSTGSRLLPTWPMKGPLLPGIALDHMVTSPHIQGTGYAVHRVAGTDHGAILATLGVPETR, from the coding sequence ATGACCGCCTCTGCTCCGGTCCAGCCCGCTGCCTCCCCGAAACGCGGCCTGGCCTTCGTCGGTCGGATGCTGGCCCTATTGGCGGCGCTTCCTGTGGCAACCCTGTCAGTCTTCCGTGCCGTGACTGCTGAATGGCCCACTCAGCTTGTCCAGCTCTTGTCCTTCACCCCCTGGCTGGTGCTCCCCGCCGCTCTGGCCTTGTTGTTGGCTTTGCTGGGCCGCCGTGGGTGGGTGATTCTGCTGACCTCGGTTCTGCTCGCCGCACAGGTATTCTGGCTCTTCCCTCTGGATTACGGCCGCTACGCGCCGCTCGCCTCAGCCGGGGCCGGTGTAAGTGCCCGTGCCGGAAGACTGCTTGAGCTGAAGGCCATGAACATCAATTCGGAGTTCGGTGAGGCTGATGCGGCCGAAATCGTCCGGCTGGTGAGTGACAACGGCATTGGGCTGCTCACCATCCAGGAGCACTCGCAGTCTCTTGAAGACCGACTGGCGGCAGAGGGGCTGGCCAGGCTGCTTCCGAACCGAGTCAGCGACCCCACCGACGACGGCGCCGGCAGCGCCGTCTACTCCGTGCATCCCTTGCAGCAGGCGGGTGTTTTGCCGAACACCGCGTTCCAGATTCCTACCGTGCGGCTGACGCTTGAGGACAGTGCTGGCAGCGCGATCCTGGACGTAACGAACGTCCATGCGCTTCCGCCCGTGGACGGGCGCATTGCCCAGTGGCGCAGTGACCTCGCTGCGGTTGGGCGTCTGGCTGCCCGGCCCGGGAACCAGCTGCTGATCGGGGATTTCAACGCCACGTACGACCATTCCGAGTTCCGGCAGCTGCTGGACGCGGGGGCCGATGGCCGGGAAATGGTGGATGTGGGAACCTCAACAGGTTCCCGACTGCTGCCCACCTGGCCCATGAAGGGCCCGTTGCTGCCTGGGATTGCCCTCGATCACATGGTCACGAGCCCGCACATCCAGGGCACCGGATATGCGGTGCACCGGGTTGCCGGGACCGACCACGGCGCCATTCTGGCAACGCTGGGCGTCCCAGAAACGCGGTAA